A genomic region of Cryptococcus gattii WM276 chromosome F, complete sequence contains the following coding sequences:
- a CDS encoding Pre-mRNA splicing factor, putative (Similar to TIGR gene model, INSD accession AAW44082.1) translates to MSKKGGRDLSQFNYGAMSSLVVNQDRSVVRNDEPTGAPESLVGRIDPKTMGSRVQTTAPKDLEKRKAKSKLTSADEVERSIRRAQEKSRTQFGTQGVLDTVAEMEGLRYRPRTAETREVYELLLGLTHTILGDQTQEVVRSAADTILESLKSEDLKEFDKRKDVESVLGQMDESTWAQLVNLGKKITDYVEEEEGAADERQQAVDQEGVAVLFEDEDEESEDDFEIGGNPSDEDEDEDEEEDEEESGAEAAENEQDALVLGGKPSKKTASTDSDRVSPRDIDGFWLQRLIATYYPDPVQSSDFTSQALTLLSSDAELRDLENSLAEMFGYENFDLVAKLMKNRDVIVWCTKLARSSEEEKQDVEVAMREKGVGWILRELRGIAKKPEHASVSVAIPKTATIQPGTIAQPRKTIDIDSLIFSEGGHLLTAKKVRLPEGSFKRQMKGYEEIHVPEPKRREAVVGELVPITKMPEWTWPVWESVKTRELNVIQSKVFPIAWGTSEPMLICAPTGAGKTNCAALTILRTISQFRDEATGFIDKDAFKIIYVSPMKALVQEQVDAFSKRFSALGIRVAELTGDSQLTKQQISETQIIVTTPEKWDVITRKSTDTSYTNLVRLIIVDEIHLLHDDRGPVLESILARTIRKMDQTHDDVRVVGLSATLPNYKDVATFLRVDPKQGLFYFDASFRPVGLKQQFIGVTEKKAIKRLQTINEVCYEKVLNYAGRSQTLVFVHSRKETAKTAAFLRDTAMEKETLTQFINPEGASREILIQEAAQCKDAKLKDLLPFGFGIHHAGMSREDRTTVEQLFFEGHIQVLCCTATLAWGVNLPAHTVIIKGTQVYNPEKGKWSELSPQDVLQMLGRAGRPQFDTYGEGIIITNHGELQYYTSLMNQQLPIESQFVSRMVDNLNAEIVLGNVRNRDEGVQWLGYTYLYVRMLESPKLYNVGADYQEGDDALVQKRADLIHSAAVLLEKGGLVRYDRATGVFQSTDLGRIASHYYIAYSSMSVYNKHLKPNMTMIDLFRVFALSNEFRLIPVRQEEKLELAKLLERVPIPVKEGVDEPVAKVNVLLQAYISQLKLSGFDIVTDMVFIQQSAGRIIRAMFEICLKKGWAQPMRAALDLCKMVERRMWKSMTPLRQFPRINREVVQRAERKDFPWYRYFDLDAAELGELIGLPKSGAYIQSLVHKFPRLDLQAHVLPLTRSLLKINVTLTPDFQWDRNVHGASQAFWIIVEDVDGENVLYHDQFILRERFAEDEHYVTITVPISEPVPPNYYLSVISDRWLQAESKLPISFAHLIRPEPFPPHTPLLELQPLPITALHNKAFESFYPFEHFNKIQTQVFQALFTTDDSVFIGAPTGSGKTICAEFALLRLWSKKGKDVPRAVCIEPYQEMVDVRVAEWSSKFEGLEKVIVALTGESTADLALLRKADVVVCTPSQWDLLSRRWKTRKDVQNIGLLIADELQLIGGDVGSTYEVIVSRTRYVSQQTGITTRIVACSVSLSNARDLGDWIGANSQTVFNFSPAARPLPLEVHLQSFNVPHFPSLMLAMAKPAYLSMVEHSAGRPTICFVPSRKQCKLTANDILTYCLADDDETRFLNVEREDLEPHLERLNDEDLKETLRYGIGYYHEALSKLDKKIVTTLFEEGAIKVLVASKDTAWSLPATAYMVIIMGVQYFDGQEHRYVDYAIADVLQMMGRACRPMIDTSSRCVLMCQQTRKDFFKKFLNEALPVESSLPSFLHDHFNAEIVARTIENKQDAVDWCTWTWFYRRLMQNPGFYNLQGTTPTHIGEYLSELVETTLNDLVNSDCIIIQDDMDTLPNNLGMIASFYYISYITVEIFSQSIKETTKLKGLLEIVSSAHEFETVPIRHHEDTLLERIYDRVPVKVAKVDYNSPYFKTFLLLQAHFSRMTLPPDLAIDQSAILGKVTGLLSAAVDVMSSKSLLGCLGAMDLSQMCVQAIWDRDSPLKQVPYFDADVLGRFKAKGLDSVYDIMELEDDERNDLLRMSDRQLARVAKFVNSYPNIEVSYDVEDASSLTSSEPVVLNITLDREADEDNPEDQVADASHFPHKKMVSWWLVVGDEKTKSLYAIKKVTVKATLKTKLEFTLPEGDWNLKLFLICDSYAGADQDFDIETLKVAEGESSDEESSEEEMEVDN, encoded by the exons ATGTCCAAAAAAGGCGGTAGGGATCTTTCCCAGTTCAACTACGGGGCGATGAGCTCCCTCGTAGTGAATCAAG ATCGCTCTGTTGTGAGGAACGACGAACCTACAGGTGCTCCTGAGTCCCTTGTAGGACGTATTGACCCCAAGACTATGGGTTCACGCGTGCAAACAACTGCACCTAAAGATcttgaaaaacgaaaagcCAAATCTAAACTTACTTCTGCCGATGAGGTCGAGCGCTCCATCCGCCGAGCACAAGAGAAATCTCGCACCCAGTTCGGTACACAAGGCGTCCTGGACACGGTGGCCGAAATGGAGGGGTTGAGATACAGGCCAAGAACAGCAGAAACAAGAGAAGTGTATGAGTTGTTACTTGGATTAACTCACACAATTTTGGGCGACCAAACGCAAGAGGTCGTGCGATCTGCTGCGGATACAATATTGGAATCGCTTAAGTCGGAAGATTTGAAGGAGTTTGACAAACGAAAAGATGTTGAATCTGTACTTGGGCAAATGGATGAGTCTACCTGGGCTCAGCTTGTCAACTTGGGGAAGAAAATTACAGATTatgtggaagaagaggagggtGCGGCGGATGAAAGGCAGCAGGCAGTAGACCAAGAGGGTGTCGCAGTCCTCTTCGAGgacgaagatgaggaaagTGAGGACGACTTTGAGATTGGTGGTAACCCATCAgacgaggacgaggacgaggatgaagaagaagacgaagaagagtcAGGAGCGGAGGCGGCTGAAAATGAGCAAGATGCGCTTGTTCTTGGTGGCAAACCGTCGAAAAAGACTGCGTCTACCGATTCCGATCGGGTTTCTCCCCGTGATATTGACGGCTTTTGGTTACAACGTCTTATCGCCACCTACTATCCTGATCCGGTCCAATCTTCTGACTTCACCTCTCAGGCACTCACTCTCCTTTCTTCGGACGCCGAACTTCGAGATCTCGAAAACAGTCTGGCAGAAATGTTTGGTTACGAAAATTTTGACTTGGTCGCCAAGTTAATGAAGAACAGGGATGTCATCGTCTGGTGTACAAAGCTCGCGAGGAGTagcgaggaagagaagcAGGATGTCGAGGTTGCAATGCGAGAGAAGGGTGTCGGATGGATCCTCCGAGAGTTGCGTGGTATTGCCAAGAAGCCGGAGCACGCGTCCGTCTCTGTTGCTATCCCCAAAACCGCCACTATTCAGCCCGGTACCATTGCCCAGCCCCGCAAGACCATCGACATTGACTCTCTTATTTTCAGCGAAGGTGGTCATCTCCTTACTGCTAAGAAGGTCCGTCTTCCTGAAGGGTCTTTCAAGCGTCAAATGAAGGGCTATGAGGAGATTCACGTGCCTGAGCCAAAACGTCGCGAGGCTGTCGTAGGTGAATTGGTGCCGATTACCAAGATGCCAGAATGGACATGGCCTGTCTGGGAGAGTGTGAAGACCAGAGAGTTGAATGTAATCCAGAGCAAGGTGTTCCCTATTGCTTGGGGAACAAGTGAGCCGATGTTAATTTGTGCTCCTACCGGTGCGGGAAAA ACCAACTGTGCCGCCCTGACCATTCTTCGAACGATTTCGCAATTCCGCGATGAGGCCACTGGTTTCATCGACAAGGACGCCTTCAAGATTATCTATGTCTCACCCATGAAGGCTCTTGTTCAAGAACAAGTTGATGCGTTTTCCAAGCGTTTCTCTGCCCTCGGTATTCGTGTCGCAGAGTTGACTGGTGACAGTCAGTTAACAAAGCAGCAAATCTCTGAAACGCAAATTATTGTCACCACCCCAGAGAAATGGGATGTTATCACTCGAAAAAGCACAGATACCAGCTACACCAATCTCGTGAGGTTGATTATCGTCGACGAGATTCATCTTTTGCACGACGATCGAGGACCTGTTTTGGAAAGTATTCTTGCGAGGACCATTAGAAAGATGGACCAGACACATGATGACGTCCGTGTCGTCGGCTTGTCCGCGACGTTGCCGAATTACAAGGATGTTGCTACTTTCCTTCGTGTTGATCCCAAGCAAGGTCTTTTCTACTTTGACGCTTCCTTCCGTCCCGTCGGTCTCAAGCAACAGTTTATTGGTGTCActgagaagaaggcaatCAAGCGTCTGCAAACGATTAATGAGGTCTGCTACGAAAAGGTTCTCAACTACGCCGGCCGATCACAAACTCTTGTATTTGTCCACTCTCGAAAGGAAACAGCCAAGACCGCCGCGTTCCTCCGTGATACCGCTATGGAAAAGGAGACCTTAACTCAGTTCATTAACCCTGAAGGTGCCTCCCGCGAGATCCTTATCCAAGAAGCCGCTCAATGCAAGGATGCCAAGCTTAAGGACCTCTTGCCCTTCGGTTTCGGTATCCACCACGCTGGTATGTCCCGAGAAGACCGTACTACTGTCGAACAATTGTTCTTCGAAGGTCACATTCAAGTTTTGTGCTGTACCGCTACACTGGCTTGGGGTGTCAACCTTCCTGCTCACACCGTCATTATCAAAGGTACTCAGGTGTACAATCCTGAAAAGGGTAAATGGTCTGAGCTCTCCCCTCAAGACGTCCTTCAGATGCTTGGTCGTGCCGGTAGACCACAATTTGACACTTATGGTGAAGgtatcatcatcaccaacCATGGAGAACTGCAGTACTACACAAGTTTAATGAATCAACAGTTGCCGATTGAAAGTCAATTCGTGAGCAGGATGGTTGACAATTTGAATGCCGAGATTGTGCTCGGAAATGTCAGAAATAGAGACGAAGGTGTGCAATGGTTGGGTTATACTTACTT ATATGTGCGAATGTTGGAGTCTCCCAAGCTATACAATGTGGGTGCAGACTACCAAGAGGGCGACGACGCGCTCGTTCAGAAGCGAG CCGATTTGATCCATTCCGCTGCTGTCCTCCTCGAGAAGGGAGGTCTCGTTCGCTATGACCGTGCTACTGGCGTCTTCCAATCTACCGACCTCGGCCGTATTGCATCTCATTACTACATTGCTTATTCGTCAATGTCCGTGTACAACAAGCACCTTAAGCCTAACATGACCATGATCGACCTCTTCCGGGTGTTCGCTTTGAGCAACGAATTCAGGTTGATCCCAGTCAGGCAAGAGGAGAAGCTGGAGTTGGCCAAGTTACTTGAGAGAGTGCCGATACCCGTGAAGGAAGGTGTGGACGAGCCTGTGGCCAAGGTGAATGTGCTTTTGCAAGCGTATATCTCGCAGCTTAAGCTCTCCGGGTTCGACATCGTCACAGACATGGTTTTTATTCAACAATCTGCTGGTCGTATTATCCGCGCAATGTTTGAAATCTGCCTCAAAAAGGGCTGGGCGCAACCCATGCGGGCTGCTCTTGATCTGTGTAAAATGGTTGAGAGAAGGATGTGGAAGTCTATGACTCCCCTCAGGCAATTCCCTAGGATCAACCGTGAGGTTGTTCAGCGTGCAGAAAGGAAGGACTTCCCTTGGTACAGGTACTTTGATCTCGACGCCGCTGAACTAGGAGAGTTGATTGGTTTGCCAAAGAGCGGAGCTTATATCCAGTCTCTTGTTCATAAGTTCCCCCGGCTCGATCTTCAAGCTCACGTGCTGCCCCTCACTCGGTCACTTCTCAAGATCAATGTCACTCTTACTCCTGACTTCCAGTGGGATCGCAATGTCCATGGCGCCAGCCAAGCCTTTTGGATCATTGTGGAGGACGTGGATGGCGAGAATGTCCTTTATCATGACCAGTTTATCTTGCGAGAGAGGTTCGCGGAAGATGAGCATTACGTGACCATCACCGTCCCTATCTCTGAGCCTGTACCCCCCAACTACTATCTGTCTGTCATCTCTGACAGGTGGTTGCAGGCGGAGAGCAAGTTGCCCATCTCATTTGCTCACTTGATCAGGCCCGAACCATTCCCTCCTCACACTCCTTTGCTTGAACTACAACCTTTGCCGATTACAGCCCTTCACAACAAGGCTTTCGAGTCTTTCTACCCTTTCGAACACTTCAACAAGATCCAGACCCAAGTTTTCCAGGCTCTCTTCACTACTGACGACAGTGTCTTCATCGGTGCGCCTACAGGAAGCGGGAAAACTATCTGTGCGGAGTTTGCGTTGTTGAGACTTTGGAGcaagaaggggaaggatGTGCCGAGGGCGGTATGCATTGAGCCTTACCAGGAGATGGTGGATGTTCGGGTAGCGGAGTGGTCGAGCAAGTTTGAGGGACTGGAGAAGGTGATCGTCGCCCTCACCGGAGAGTCAACGGCTGATCTGGCGCTATTACGAAAAGCGGATGTTGTCGTTTGCACTCCCTCGCAGTGGGATTTGCTTTCTCGAAGATGGAAGACAAGGAAGGATGTGCAAAATATCGGTTTGCTGATTGCCGATGAGCTTCAACTTATCGGTGGTGATGTAGGTTCCACCTACGAGGTGATTGTTTCCAGAACGAGATATGTATCTCAGCAGACGGGAATCACTACCAGGATCGTAGCCTGCAGTGTGAGCTTAAGCAATGCTAGGGATTTGGGTGATTGGATCGGAGCCAATAGTCAAACCGTGTTTAACTTCTCTCCTGCCGCTcgacctcttcctctcgAGGTACATTTACAGTCTTTCAACGTGCCCCATTTCCCCTCTCTCATGCTTGCCATGGCCAAACCCGCCTACCTGTCCATGGTGGAACATTCTGCTGGCCGACCTACCATCTGCTTCGTCCCCTCGCGCAAGCAATGTAAGCTCACTGCCAATGACATCCTTACGTACTGCCTTGCGGATGACGATGAGACTCGATTCCTCAATGTtgagagagaagatttgGAGCCACACTTGGAGAGGTTGAATGACGAGGATTTGAAGGAGACATTGAGGTATGGTATCGGATACTATCACGAGGCTCTGAGCAAGTTGGACAAAAAAATTGTCACTACATTGTTCGAGGAGGGCGCTATCAAGGTGCTTGTGGCTTCTAAG GACACCGCTTGGAGTCTTCCTGCGACTGCTTATATGGTCATCATCATGGGTGTCCAGTACTTCGATGGTCAGGAGCACCGATACGTTGATTATGCCATCGCCGATGTCCTCCAAATGATGGGCCGAGCCTGTCGCCCAATGATTGATACCTCTTCTCGCTGCGTGTTGATGTGTCAGCAGACCCGAAAAGACTTTTTCAAAAAGTTCTTAAACGAGGCATTGCCTGTCGAGTCAAGTTTACCGAGCTTCTTGCATGATCACTTCAACGCTGAGATTGTGGCGAGGACTATTGAGAATAAGCAGGATGCCGTGGATTGGTGTACTTGGACTTGGTTTTATAGGAGACTAATGCAGAACCCTGGG TTTTACAATCTGCAGGGTACCACTCCCACTCATATTGGCGAGTACCTTTCTGAACTCGTCGAAACTACCTTGAATGACTTAGTCAACTCGGATTGCATTATCATCCAAGACGATATGGACACGCTCCCCAACAACTTGGGTATGATTGCATCCTTCTACTACATCTCATACATCACTGTCGAAATCTTCTCGCAATCCATCAAGGAAACCACCAAACTCAAGGGCTTGCTTGAGATTGTCTCGTCAGCGCATGAGTTTGAGACCGTTCCCATCAGGCACCATGAAGACACTCTTCTTGAAAGGATTTACGACCGTGTGCCTGTCAAGGTTGCCAAAGTCGATTACAATTCACCCTACTTCAAGACTTTCCTCCTGCTTCAAGCTCATTTCAGCCGTATGACTCTTCCCCCCGACTTGGCTATCGATCAATCGGCCATTCTTGGCAAGGTAACCGGTCTTCTTTCAGCCGCTGTAGATGTCATGTCCAGCAAGAGTTTACTTGGATGCCTGGGTGCGATGGATCTTAGCCAAATGTGTGTGCAGGCGATTTGGGATCGGGATTCGCCTTTGAAACAGGTGCCTTACTTTGACGCCGACGTCCTTGGGAGGTTCAAGGCCAAGGGTTTGGACTCTGTTTATGACATTATGGAACTGGAAGATGACGAGAGGAATGATTTGTTGAGAATGAGCGACAGACAGCT TGCCCGGGTTGCCAAGTTCGTCAACTCTTATCCTAACATTGAGGTTTCCTACGATGTCGAAGACGCCTCTTCTCTTACCTCCTCCGAACCTGTGGTCCTCAATATTACCCTCGATCGCGAAGCTGACGAAGACAACCCTGAAGACCAAGTGGCCGATGCATCCCACTTCCCTCATAAGAAGATGGTTTCGTGGTGGCTGGTGGTGGGTGACGAAAAGACTAAATCGTTGTACGCGATCAAGAAGGTTACTGTCAAAGCGACACTCAAGACCAAGCTTGAGTTTACACTCCCTGAAGGAGACTGGAATTTGAAGCTGTTCTTGATCTGTGATAGCTATGCTGGTGCGGACCAGGACTTTGATATCGAGACCCTTAAGGTGGCGGAAGGAGAGAGCTCTGATGAGGAGTCGtcggaggaggagatggaggtgGATAATTAG
- a CDS encoding Cytoplasm protein, putative (Similar to TIGR gene model, INSD accession AAW44081.1), which translates to MPTRVSPGITFADDNPSVVVPPINFSLVAPGIYRSGHPNRKNFPFLKRLNLKGIIYVEGSDPYRQDSLDFVQSQNLKLYRFDFSNESDLYTSEGQERLEALLKVLLDRRNYPLLVHDDTGKGSCTLVCALIRRFQSWSLTGLFAEGDMFAGPAGGAEGIGLGETGMEFIASFQPKLVNYDRTWRPDWADY; encoded by the exons ATGCCAACCAGGGTGAGCCCTGGGATCACATTTGCCGACGACAATCCATCAGTGGTTGTTCCGCCGATCAACTTCTCGCTTGTTGCTCCAGGTATATACCGTTCAGGGCATCCCAACCGCAAAAACTTCCCTTTCCTCAAAAGGCTCAACCTCAAGGGCATCATCTACGTCGAAGGATCTGATCCTTACCGGCAAGATTCGCTTGACTTCGTCCAGTCGCAAAATCTCAAACTGTACCGCTTCGACTTCAGCAATGAATCTGACTTGTACACATCAGAGGGGCAAGAACGCCTGGAAGCTCTACTTAAAGTGCTATTGGACAGGAGAAATTATCCCCTCCTGGTCCATGATGATACTGGCAAAGGAAGTTGCACTCTAGTGTGCGCTTTGATCAGGAGGTTTCAGTCTTGGAGTCTGACGGGCCTCTTTGCCGAGGGGGATATGTTTGCTGGTCCCGCAGGAGGAGCGGAAGGTATTGGACTAGGGGAAACTGGAATGGAG TTTATTGCTTCGTTTCAACCGAAGCTGGTGAATTATGACCGCACGTGGCGACCAGATTGGGCTGACTACTGA
- a CDS encoding uncharacterized protein (Similar to TIGR gene model, INSD accession AAW44347.1) produces MEEDEEIAAIDVEIAKLMAQKTAKAALKEKERLAREQEEANVLVQATPTKKEEKKSEPLSPAPSQPKFVSTSSLLPRERKPAQELPPLPIVPSTMAAKMAALKQRSDYSKSFRPSSTSSLTSTSNSTHLSSKPSSCHPDKLKRGRSRSPSLEVEDKKPVIKRDDEDSTIIEELELGPKQFALDPEGEDIWRDVEPNSNIRLKKRVMPHADLQEFLTGRYYLPPSKLYSVVRLSRDGTSYDVPVDDEWVTIAVVAQRGPIKVSGMKEKRVGSDREDNNDDDCDDSEDKADYSDSDDQDGEGSGGIKDLIGQKGSSSERPKITKKKKSKENSSKDDWKKHREPRKYINLTLCAMPRRSYSPSTPAGDALLHLLLFEADHVVRVEHEDGEVTKSYRGGSGGAYEKWCNLAEGSVIAILNPRIWRNLKGQHAKPHPMEFPLGLNPVSDDSIVLIGQARDLGRCTAVQRDGNRCKSWVDLRQNSVCEYHVHAAVRKNKSGRGEFTASTNPYTLVNGSRSAKLGNRKGLLPPAGARPTPRGPDNGGGGAIYVIGGGVINTGSFGDENIAGRIGRNLAEKKKRRQEKKEAEKEFQMLYERERGIGGGTTGGLYLEALKRKHKKEESSPERDEDEQERKPVFSAEAIKRIGYDPSAKRGQFSKEEDQKRLGTIATLEELSTGCRMERAAKRLKEEKLAAKTLPPPKRQSTPLSQATSNPSQSRHIDTLTKAGGNKDSGKVNVELFNVAKQQHGPKIRLPTPLLKHDGDDDMIDLD; encoded by the exons atggaagaagatgaagaaatCGCTGCTATTGATGTGGAGATAGCTAAACTGATGGCGCAGAAGACGGCAAAGGCGGCTttgaaagaaaaggagcGACTTGCCCGAGAGCAAGAGGAAGCAAACGTTCTCGTCCAAGCTACTCCTACGAAGAAGG aggaaaagaagtcTGAGCCTCTTTCTCCAGCACCCTCTCAACCCAAATTCGTTTCCAcctcatctcttctcccacGTGAGCGAAAGCCGGCACAAGAGCTACCACCTTTACCTATCGTCCCGTCTACCATGGCCGCCAAGATGGCCGCTCTCAAGCAACGTTCCGATTATTCGAAATCCTTCCGACCGTCatcaacctcttccttAACATCTACGAGCAACAGTACACATCTAAGCTCAAAACCTTCGTCATGTCATCCTGACAAGTTGAAGCGTGGACGATCTCGGAGTCCTTCGCTAGAGGTAGAAGATAAGAAGCCGGTGATTAAAAGAGATGACGAAGATAGCACAATCATTGAGGAACTAGAGCTAGGACCAAAGCAGTTTGCTCTGGATCCTGAAGGCGAAGATATCTGGCGCGACGTGGAACCGAACTCAAACATCCGTTTAAA AAAACGTGTGATGCCCCATGCAGATCTTCAGGAATTCCTCACCGGCCGATATTATCTACCTCCATCAAAATTATATTCCGTCGTCCGCCTTTCTCGTGATGGAACGTCATATGATGTTCCAGTCGACGATGAATGGGTCACTATTGCAGTGGTCGCACAAAGAGGCCCAATTAAGGTCAGCGGTATGAAGGAGAAACGGGTAGGAAGTGATCGGGAAGATAATAATGATGATGACTGTGATGATAGCGAGGATAAGGCGGATTATTCTGATTCTGATGATCAGGATGGGGAAGGCAGTGGTGGCATCAAGGATTTAATTGGCCAGAAAGGAAGCTCTTCTGAAAGACCAAAGATTacgaagaaaaagaagagcaaAGAAAACTCAAGTAAAGATGACTGGAAAAAGCATCGTGAACCTCGAAAATATATCAATCTCACTCTCTGCGCCATGCCCCGCCGCAGCTACAGTCCTTCCACTCCCGCTGGCGATGctctcctccatctcctgCTTTTTGAAGCCGACCACGTTGTGCGTGTAGAGCATGAAGACGGCGAAGTGACAAAATCGTACCGAGGAGGTTCGGGTGGCGCTTATGAAAAGTGGTGCAATTTGGCTGAAGGTAGCGTCATTGCCATATTGAACCCTCGTATCTGGCGTAATCTCAAG GGCCAACATGCCAAACCACATCCTATGGAATTTCCTTTGGGTCTGAACCCCGTCTCTGATGATTCGATTGTCCTCATCGGCCAAGCTAGAGACCTAGGGCGCTGCACGGCAGTCCAGCGGGATGGAAACCGATGTAAATCTTGGGTTGATCT GAGACAGAATTCGGTATGCGAATATCATGTTCATGCCGCCGTCAGGAAGAACAAATCAGGCAGAGGCGAGTTCACAGCTAG CACCAATCCCTATACATTAGTCAATGGCTCTCGAAGTGCGAAACTAGGTAATAGGAAAGGCCTTCTTCCACCTGCAGGTGCAAGACCCACCCCACGTGGCCCTGACAATGGCGGCGGAGGCGCAATATACGTTATCGGCGGAGGCGTAATTAACACTGGCTCATTCGGTGACGAAAACATTGCCGGGCGGATTGGGAGGAACCTCGCcgaaaagaagaagaggaggcaggagaagaaagaggcaGAGAAGGAGTTCCAGATGCTGTatgaaagggaaaggggaaTTGGGGGAGGGACGACGGGGGGTTTGTATCTGGAGGCTTTGAAAAGGAAGCAcaagaaagaggagagcTCGCCAGAGCgggatgaagatgaacAGGAAAGAAAGCCTGTGTTTTCTGCGGAGGCAATCAAGAGGATTGGATATGATCCGTCGGCGAAGCGGGGGCAGTTTAGTAAGGAGGAGGACCAGAAGCGG CTGGGAACCATTGCAACTCTCGAGGAACTGAGTACAGGGTGCCGTATGGAGCGTGCGGCCAAGCGGCTAAAAGAAGAAAAGCTCGCTGCCAAAACACTACCACCACCAAAACGACAGAGCACCCCATTGTCGCAGGCCACCTCAAACCCTTCTCAGTCCCGGCATATCGATACTCTTACAAAGGCCGGCGGGAATAAGGATAGTGGTAAGGTAAATGTGGAGCTGTTCAATGTCGCAAAACAGCAGCATGGCCCGAAAATCCGTCTTCCTACACCGCTTCTCAAGCACGACGGAGATGATGACATGATAGACCTCGATTAA